The window GTAACTTGGTCTTAGTGACTCAAGCTGCAATTAAACCTCTTAACAGGatttggaaatacattttattaaagggTCATCCTCATTATCTGAGTCAAGATATCAAGAAAAAGCAAAGATTCTCTCTCATGAATAAACAGCCGTCACACAGTAACATCTCATCCTTTACATCAGTCGCTATAATGAGTGAACATACAGAACATAAAGAgcctaaaaacaaataaaaaatgatattttattttacaccaaaaaaatcaattcaCTTTGGCACAAACAGATTTTTTGACTTTGTGGCGGTGCCCAGCTCCACTCAGACCCGGTACAATGTTCCCTGTTCCTTCATCTATCCCTAAACATGTCAGACGGCCACCAACACTCAATCCAaaaaatgaccttgtttcattaAGTAACAGtgctcagttgggtatttactACCAACAAATgctatgttttatatatttgctAATtggaaaaaaagctgaaaaatgaACAATGCTTATCAGTCATAAAAAAAGATGTGGATACAATATAGCATAACATAAACAGGTATCAACAGCAATGATCACAAAGAATAATGTTAAAATTATGATTAAACAAAGCATAGAGCAATCATGTGAAATAGAAATGACATGTgacattagaaaaataaaaacaaatccaaaaatgGCAGATATGGACCAGCCTGAATTACGTCTCAGTGATAAACCAGTCTCTGACCTAAACGTTGTTTTATTAACAGAGTCAACAGTTTCATGGATTAGTGGATGGGTCAGAAAAATCCATCTCTTCTAACCAGAAACTCAATTGTCTGTGGTGTCCTCTTGAAAATGTCCCTCCTGGAGATGTATCATGTTCTGTAGAATCCTTTGGGTTTGGGGCTGAAACATAACACATAAAAGGTTTCGTTTACATCATAGAATGAGACACAGGGATACAAAAAGCAAAGTGCAGGTGGTGATGCTTATTTCTTCATAAAACACCTTGTGGCTATAAGTTGATCTTGAGTCATTTCAGGAGACCAGGAAATGGTGGTTACGTACGCTTTGCATTTGCAGAATCGACGCCCGAGGTGTGTCCTCCGTTGCTAATGTAAtcagcacacagagagagacaaaactCTTAATGCCACATTAACAGAGCAGTGCGATCGAACAGAAAGGCATGGTTTAACTGTACCTGTCTGCGTCTGTAGAGGATGAATGCCAGGATGAGTAGGAGGATTACGATGACTGTGACACTACAAATGACCACCAGCATCCATGAACTCAATCTGGGTTCTGTGTGTTCAGCGGAAACAGTGAGGCATCAAACAGCATGTAGTACACAGAGCACATCATATCACGCTTTGCATTGTAAAAGAGACTGTGGCCACAAGGTCACGCCAGAGTCACATTTCCCGCTCTCTTCTCACTTCCTGCACTCACCGATCTTCAGCGTTATCTCGGCCGACGTCAGCAGCGCGTCGCTTCGCCACAACTCACATCTCCACTTCCCGCCGTCGCCCGTCCCCACTTGTGGGATGGTGAAATGGGCGAGGTGACGGTCAGAGGCCAGTGAGGACAGGGACGATTGTTCGGGCGGAACCCACTTCAGTTGCAGGTCAGAGGGCGTCGGGTGGCCAATGCTGCAGGTCAAGTTGAGCTGCTGGCCAGAGACGAACTCTGTTCCCAGAGAGGAGGTGACTGAAGAGACGgagaggaataaaaaataagatgagCATGGGAAGATTTGGCAGGCTGGAAAAGTCATTTGGTCTCCTTTCCTCTACATTAACTATCTGAATCTGACTGAGCATCTGTTGCTGCACTGCGCCAGCCAAACCTGCCAAGCTTCAGGGGGAAAAACTTTTTCGTAAAAGACTTCAAGAAACCGAAGAACATGACGGCATCGATGTGAAAAGTGCACAAAACCACAAAGACAAATTCAATGTGGCTTGGTTGACGGTGGAACTGATTCCAGGGGGGAGCAGGTTACAAGAGGGATTTTAGTCAAACCTGGGGGTTCAAGAGAAGCTCAGGGGACCCATATTCGCCAGATAGTCCCCTTTCTTGAAATCTCATTGCTGGACTAGTGTCAGTGTTTCTGGTTAGATGATaactaacattaaaaaaaggaacaattcTTATTTTAGAGCAGAAATCCTCAGAATACACAGTCCAATTTAAATGAATTGTGTTATCACTCTCTAATGGCAGCGGGAAAGCCAGTTATTCCCTATAAAAACAATGCAGCTAGACAAGTGTATTAGCCGCTGAATTAAAAATGTCACACCAGGGACTTTTCCAAATAAACTCTGCACCAGAGAGATGAAAACACTTGCACAGCACAACAGAGCAGAAGAGGAGACAAATCAACGGCTACCTCTTACTTCTGAATgacaattaaaaaggaaaaaaataaacaagataaATTAGGATAGTGCGATaacaaaaaaggaataaatgtcATGCTGGGAGCGAGTGAGTGCATCATCGAGCCGGCCGTGTACAAAGCAATTCACTTTGACTTACTTTGCAGCACCTCTACGTGCACAGTCCTGTTCAGAGACACGCCGTTTTTAAATCTCATGGTGCACACATAATCTCCTTGGTCTTCTTCACTCCCTTGGCTTCTGGTCAAAGACAGGTCTCCTTTCTTAGGGTCTGGTACAGGGCATAGTTCACTGTTTCGGTCCGCCTTCCAGGTTGGTGGATCctccagagagagggagaagagcctCCGACTCAAGCCGGATTTGGGGACAAAGTGCCAGTGAACTTCTTGGACGTCCTTCTTGATTTGTTGCCACGTGATGTTAGCAGAGAGGGAACAGGGCACGGTGAGAGGCCAGGATTTAGATGTGTATTGAGGATGTAAAAGTGCTGGGGAGAGGTCTaaacagggagaaaaagagagggataATACGTTATCTTACTactgtaaaacaaatgcatgcacAAATCCACACGTGCACATACGCAGTCACTCACCTAAAACCGTGACAGAAACTTTGGCCGTGTTCTCGTTTGCAAAAACACAAGTCCACTGGCCACTGTCTTGGCTCGTTACTTTCAGAGTCAGTGGTTGAGGACCTTTTCCAATTGTCTCTCCCCAGGGATTCAGCCAATGTATCTCTGGGCCCTTCTGACCTTGAAGAGTCTCTGCGCCGCAGGACAAAGACAGCGTGTCCCCCGGCAGCAGAGCAGAGGATGGGTTCACACTCACTAGGAAACAGAATGGATATTATGAAAATGATTAAGGGTAAGACTGTGGGTGGTAGGTAATTTAATATTTCCCTTCTATGTGGCGGTATATTATACATCAAAAGATctcattggtaaaaaaaaaaaaaaggttatcgAGTAAGAAAACCACCTTGTTGTTTAGCTACCATGTTCAAAAGCAGAAGATTATGTTTCACAAgggaaaactgaaaataaaaaataaaattacaccTTTTATAATGATACTATATGTGATCAAAGTACATCTGCCTATGGATTATGTTGACAACTACATAGATTACGCATATCCttttatatgtaaatatgtgacTACGGTGACTAAACTGGTCTGGTCACATTATTCTAACTCTTACCTGTGAGTTTGAGAAGTTTATATTCAGTTGAGGATGTTTTAGTACCACAAGTGCGTTCAAAGACAATGGTCTGGAAGTCAGTCTCTTGTACGTCTTTGATGATCAGCGAGTCGCCGGACAAAGACAATCTGCCTTTCCATTGGTCATCTGCATGGGAAGAATTAAATGGCTGTTTCTGTCAAAAATACCTTCTGAGTTTTATTATATCTGTCAATAGCTCAATGCATTGTTCACCTGAAGATACCCCCATTCCGCCTAAATGGCTGCGCCAGGCAAGTGGATTAATGTGAGGGTCCTTGCCTTTTAGCTGCCAATACATGTAACACTTTGATAAACCATCATCCCCAGGAGGCCTAATGGTAGCCGGCTCTCCCAGTTGAGCATATTTCACCTCCACTGCgcctaagagagagagaaggatgttATTCGTTCCTGCACAAAGCCAAAGTTTCCTTAAGTCAAAGTGAAGGAATCATTTCCAATCAGTGTGTCTCACCCGTGAAGGACGTGAGCGCagccaggaggaggaagacggagtGACAAACATTCCTCATTTCCATCCCGTCtgacagaaatacagaaaacataTTGAAGTAGAttaagtatatatatttttaattaaccTTGTTCATATTGTGACTTCCAGCCATACAATGTAGCTCACAGCTCAAATTAATTTGTATGAAAGTGCTGTTGTATTGACATGGAAATGGATGGGATGTTCTCTCTCTTGATGATTTCTTGTTTTATAGTGGAGTTAAGAGTGTAAACAGTACGACCGGAGAAGAGACGAATCAAGAAATTTTAATTTGTCAAGTTGTAAAGTTTCAGAGAGATTTCTTAAGTTTAAATCTAACAGCACCGACGCCTTTTCTCTCTCAATGTTTGCAACAATGTTTAGATCTCATTTCATTCAAGACGTAATCCTTTTTTAACAGATCCAAAGTCCAATGATTTGTACTGTTGGGGTCTGTCTCGTCCACAAAGCTGTGAAATGTCACGCACGTTGTCCGCACAGACCAACACCTCTCTGAAAGTTAAACTTCACATTTTTACTGGTTTAATttgtggacagaaaaaaagatcaataaTAATACTAAGAGTAATAACGACAATACTATTATATTTGGAATAAAATACATGTTACTATTcatgtttgtctacttttgCTGCACAGAGAATTCATTCAGCAGGAAGTATAGTTTGGTCTGTGGTGGTCTCAGATTCAGAGAGATTTGAGAGGATGAAAGGAAAAGAGCAGAGAGAGTAGCGAGTAGGCGGCCTGCGGTGGGTTTTTGAACGAGGGAAGAGAGACAGCGCGTACGCCGGGGTTGTGGTGGGCCTTGATTTAGTTAAGCTGCAGATTCGTATCCCaatcctccctctctgcctctcacacccccctcttcctcccttgttCCACGAAAGACGGATCTCTTCACGcttgaagagagaaaaggaaggagaCCACAGCCCCAGCAGCAGCCTTAGACTGTGGTTCAAAGGTAGATGTTTCTCCcttatctctctttttctctccccctacACTTTTTTAATCTTGATAGTTTGTACAGTATATGATTGTGCacaaaaaatgttgttgttgtttttatattgatttaATCATTAAAACCCCAAAGATTAAAATCAATCCAATAGAATACAGTTGATTATTGAGcgtaaatgtaaaatctaaaatGCATAACATGcctctacaataaataaatcatattgAATAAATAGAAGAATATATACAATGAGCTCTTCTGATTTGTACCTGCCTAAAATTCCCAAAACTTACAAAAGATTatatgaggaggagaaaaggtttGCGTGATGGATGAGTAACTTTGGATTATTTGCACATTTACAAATTTGCAATGGTGTATTTCTATCTCGTATAATGCATTACAAAACACTTTTCAACGTCGCATTTTTTCTCAGAGATTTGTATTTAGTGTAAACAAATATTATTGTGGTATAGAGCTCCGACCCAAGCTATGAAACCTCTGTCCGACCAAAGACCTTTGCTCcatgtccttcctcctcctgctcccatTGTTTCCTGTCACCTCGCTTTTGGTAGCTGTCAGATAAATAATGTCTCTTCAAAAGTTTCTTTGTCTCACCTTGAGAGGCAAAAATGTCTTCACAAACGATGCACAATGTCCCGTAAAAAAAGAATTCTAGCCTTCATCATAAAAGTATCAGGACTAATATTTAAAACGTATGAAGGTCACAAGGTACATTTAACTTCACTCGTACCAACACAGACACCGATAAAGGTATTTTATGGTTATAAATTGTACGATCATCCGTCTCAGGCCTCGTACCTGCCTGAAGGAATAAAGATTCAACTCTGAGGTGAAGTGTGTCAAGGAGACAAGACTCAAATCACGTTTAAGACAGTTTAAGTATCGCTTCAAACTATCTGCAAAAGATCAAAGATTGTGAAGATGTGGATATAGAGATCCATGAGATATTtataagataaataaataatattgcattatttattatCGATGAGATCAGCGTTTATAGGACGGTGGGTAACGGTGGAGACCGGAGACAGATGATAACTGAAGATAGGAGATGTTGGAGATTTTAGACGTTGAGCTGAAACCCAGAAACCGAGAGGATCACAGGTGCAGTCGGGATGGAGCTTCAACAACAAgccgagatggaggagagaggagggtcaAACACCGTCAGGAGGTGAATGGAGCGagtcaagagaaaaaaaggagtagTATGACTGCTTTTCACATAACTGAATTGAAcatattttgtctcttttactGCTCAATgcattacacacagacacagtttaCAGGGTTTGAGCCAGAAAATAATTGAT is drawn from Pungitius pungitius chromosome 11, fPunPun2.1, whole genome shotgun sequence and contains these coding sequences:
- the cd4-1 gene encoding CD4-1 molecule, with amino-acid sequence MEMRNVCHSVFLLLAALTSFTGAVEVKYAQLGEPATIRPPGDDGLSKCYMYWQLKGKDPHINPLAWRSHLGGMGVSSDDQWKGRLSLSGDSLIIKDVQETDFQTIVFERTCGTKTSSTEYKLLKLTVSVNPSSALLPGDTLSLSCGAETLQGQKGPEIHWLNPWGETIGKGPQPLTLKVTSQDSGQWTCVFANENTAKVSVTVLDLSPALLHPQYTSKSWPLTVPCSLSANITWQQIKKDVQEVHWHFVPKSGLSRRLFSLSLEDPPTWKADRNSELCPVPDPKKGDLSLTRSQGSEEDQGDYVCTMRFKNGVSLNRTVHVEVLQITSSLGTEFVSGQQLNLTCSIGHPTPSDLQLKWVPPEQSSLSSLASDRHLAHFTIPQVGTGDGGKWRCELWRSDALLTSAEITLKIEPRLSSWMLVVICSVTVIVILLLILAFILYRRRQQRRTHLGRRFCKCKAPKPKGFYRT